A single Cyprinus carpio isolate SPL01 chromosome A20, ASM1834038v1, whole genome shotgun sequence DNA region contains:
- the LOC109112746 gene encoding sialomucin core protein 24-like, giving the protein MFWRLFFVTILLAFFGSLTSQGFSQDEDCSSLTTCEACGNVTHCQWMNCSDGKPSCYNDSVVNLTANCVSVNCTGPSPPPSVSPTTTNTTINATTTVPTTSVAPTQNSTVTNTTAISPTTSPPSKSSTFDAASFIGGIVLVLGLQAVIFFLYKFCKSKDRNYHTL; this is encoded by the exons ATGTTTTGGAGACTTTTCTTCGTGACAATATTACTAGCCTTCTTCGGATCGTTGACAAGCCAGGGATTTTCGCAGG ATGAAGACTGTTCTTCATTGACTACTTGTGAAGCATGTGGAAATGTGACTCACTGCCAGTGGATGAACTGCTCAG ATGGTAAACCTTCATGTTATAATGACAGTGTTGTGAACCTAACAGCCAACTGCGTCAGTGTGAACTGCACAG GCCCATCACCACCCCCGTCAGTGAGCCCCACCACCACAAACACTACCATCAATG ctaCCACGACAGTCCCCACCACATCAGTTGCTCCGACTCAAAACAGCACAGTCACAA ACACCACGGCCATATCACCTACTACTAGTCCTCCATCTAAATCATCCACATTTGATGCCGCCAGTTTCATCGGGGGAATTGTGCTAGTCCTTGGGCTTCAAGCGGTCATCTTTTTCCTTTACAAGTTCTGCAAATCCAAGGATCGCAACTACCACACCCTGTAA